One genomic window of Arachis stenosperma cultivar V10309 chromosome 10, arast.V10309.gnm1.PFL2, whole genome shotgun sequence includes the following:
- the LOC130956147 gene encoding organic cation/carnitine transporter 3, which translates to MQQHLFEYKCISMAESTPLLSQPTDSDSSLTEPPPLLLSEKHLPSLASTVEKCIGEFTWSQFLQAVLVSFAWVFDAQQTFISVFTDAQPSLNCTEKDDHVSSGRASIISEWGLECENSFVTSLPASLFFLGCLVGGIVLATLADSSLGRKNMLLFSCLFMSLSSLLAAFSINIWVYSLIKFLCGFARATIGTSALVLTSELVGNRRRGQISVVGFFCFTIGFLSLPAMAYANRNSSWRNLYMWTSIPAIFYCVIVKFFVRESPRWLLVKGRKEEAAETLKCISSITQSNVNLAVNGIFPSNVDPDLTMNNTDLYCALKILLQKKWSSRRLWTVMASGFGIGLVYYGMPLGLGNLSFNLYLSVTLNALSELPSSLLTFLLIDKFKRRNALLVFTVVSGVFSVLSSIEGKMWNQMEIWFELISFFSACTAFNVYLIYTTELFPTCVRNSALSMARQALVLGGSISPVVVGEGRKNKFVCYGVFGLVICCSGVFGVFLPETRGRPLSDTMEDEESKGRSATLA; encoded by the coding sequence ATGCAACAACATTTATTCGAATATAAATGCATATCTATGGCTGAGTCAACCCCTCTTCTCTCTCAACCAACTGATTCTGATTCTTCTCTTACAGAACCACCTCCGTTATTATTATCAGAAAAACACCTTCCTTCTCTTGCTTCAACGGTTGAGAAATGCATTGGAGAATTCACTTGGTCCCAATTCCTGCAAGCAGTTCTTGTCTCCTTTGCTTGGGTCTTTGATGCTCAACAAACATTCATCAGCGTCTTCACCGATGCACAACCATCACTGAACTGCACCGAAAAGGACGACCACGTCAGCAGCGGAAGAGCCTCCATTATATCCGAATGGGGCTTGGAATGCGAAAACTCCTTCGTCACAAGCCTTCCGGCTTCTTTGTTCTTTCTTGGATGCTTAGTCGGTGGCATTGTTCTTGCCACGCTGGCTGATTCCTCGCTAGGTCGCAAGAACATGCTCTTATTTTCGTGCCTTTTCATGTCCCTCTCTTCGCTACTCGCCGCATTCTCTATAAATATTTGGGTATACTCTCTGATCAAATTTCTCTGCGGATTTGCCCGCGCTACTATCGGGACCTCGGCTCTCGTTCTCACTTCTGAGCTCGTAGGTAACCGGAGGCGCGGGCAAATAAGCGTGGTTGGATTCTTTTGCTTCACCATTGGGTTCTTGTCCCTTCCTGCAATGGCTTACGCTAACAGAAACTCTTCATGGAGAAACCTTTACATGTGGACTTCAATTCCAGCCATTTTCTATTGCGTGATTGTCAAGTTCTTCGTTCGCGAGTCCCCAAGATGGCTTCTAgtgaaaggaagaaaagaagaagcagcagagaCGTTGAAATGCATCTCTTCAATCACTCAGAGTAACGTTAACCTCGCAGTCAACGGAATATTCCCAAGCAATGTGGATCCGGATCTAACCATGAACAATACCGATCTGTATTGCGCTTTGAAGATTCTGTTGCAAAAGAAATGGTCTTCTAGAAGGTTATGGACGGTTATGGCTTCCGGATTCGGAATTGGATTGGTGTATTACGGTATGCCGTTAGGGCTTGGAAACTTGTCcttcaacctttatctcagTGTCACGCTTAACGCGTTATCGGAGCTTCCGTCTTCTCTGTTGACTTTCTTGCTTATCGATAAGTTCAAGAGAAGAAACGCGCTTCTTGTTTTCACAGTTGTGAGTGGAGTATTCAGTGTGTTGTCGAGCATCGAAGGTAAAATGTGGAATCAGATGgaaatttggtttgaattgataTCGTTCTTTAGTGCTTGCACGGCGTTTAACGTGTATCTGATCTACACGACGGAGCTGTTTCCGACTTGCGTGAGAAACTCGGCGTTGTCGATGGCGAGACAAGCGCTGGTGTTGGGTGGGTCGATTAGTCCGGTGGTGGTAGGTGAAGGTAGGAAGAACAAATTTGTTTGTTATGGAGTTTTTGGGTTGGTGATTTGTTGTAGTGGTGTATTTGGGGTGTTCTTACCTGAGACAAGAGGGAGACCCCTTTCTGATACCATGGAAGATGAAGAAAGCAAAGGGCGTAGTGCCACGTTAGCATGA